A single Anopheles arabiensis isolate DONGOLA chromosome 2, AaraD3, whole genome shotgun sequence DNA region contains:
- the LOC120908026 gene encoding general odorant-binding protein 99b-like: MAPVRYHFVLWPFILIGVSSLVPRGECLDISKVTLDTAFYSLFSCARDLYVPEDLIELYKERIFPDDQLTCCVFRCFGMRLGIYDDVKGFDVDKQYERVKDWLSVDEDTYKRGVKNCIRNVLRGRTLNNCEKAYLILNQCQGNTITNSLNQQLNEIRCN, translated from the coding sequence ATGGCACCTGTCAGATATCATTTCGTGCTGTGGCCATTCATTCTGATCGGCGTTAGTAGTCTAGTACCGCGTGGCGAGTGCTTGGACATATCTAAGGTTACGCTGGATACTGCATTCTATTCTCTGTTTAGTTGTGCTCGCGATTTGTATGTCCCAGAGGATTTAATCGAGCTGTACAAGGAACGCATCTTTCCCGACGATCAGTTAACATGCTGCGTGTTCCGATGTTTTGGAATGCGGCTTGGTATCTACGACGACGTCAAAGGATTTGACGTGGATAAGCAGTACGAACGAGTGAAAGACTGGCTGTCGGTCGACGAGGACACATACAAGCGTGGCGTTAAGAACTGCATCAGGAATGTACTGCGAGGCCGTACGCTGAACAACTGCGAAAAAGCTTACCTAATCTTAAATCAGTGTCAGGGTAACACCATTACGAATAGCCTAAATCAGCAACTTAACGAAATACGATGTAATTAA
- the LOC120908010 gene encoding general odorant-binding protein 45-like: protein MMASSGQVVAAAAVLLLMQLQTVTSATFGARDPPPLALREAQAACVKYLGICENRLHQYNNSVYPTDQDTMCMVRCAGIMVGFWDDCQGLKLDGLANLFPALAANNRVRYQIMSCAEKRIATCPPQDTCARAYNGFRCFLDAQKGGFGAKDMQPQQSTPPQPFDAQEFIRSLSICAKLQRIPKDRRDLYVQGVFPNDDKTRSLIRCVGIRTGLYDDEQGPNIALLYSLFGAGQSESEFRRRANLCIDANQPLLEAQDKNAQAYVKLYRCFADQISALVRANANAMA, encoded by the coding sequence ATGATGGCCAGCAGTGGGCAGGTAGTTGCCGCGGCagcagtgctgctgctgatgcagcTACAAACAGTAACTTCCGCGACATTCGGTGCTCGGGATCCTCCTCCACTGGCGCTCCGGGAAGCGCAGGCAGCGTGTGTGAAATACTTGGGCATCTGCGAAAACCGTCTCCACCAGTACAACAACAGCGTCTACCCGACCGACCAGGACACCATGTGTATGGTGCGCTGTGCCGGCATCATGGTCGGGTTCTGGGACGACTGTCAGGGACTGAAGCTGGACGGACTGGCTAACCTTTTCCCTGCGCTGGCAGCAAACAATCGCGTTCGGTATCAAATTATGAGCTGTGCAGAAAAGCGCATCGCCACCTGTCCGCCCCAAGATACCTGTGCCAGGGCGTACAACGGGTTCCGCTGCTTTCTGGATGCACAGAAGGGTGGATTCGGTGCGAAGGATATGCAGCCACAGCAATCGACTCCACCGCAACCGTTCGATGCGCAGGAATTCATTCGCTCGCTATCGATTTGTGCCAAGCTGCAGCGCATACCCAAGGACCGGCGGGACCTGTACGTGCAGGGCGTTTTCCCGAACGACGACAAAACCCGCAGCCTCATTCGCTGCGTCGGCATCCGGACCGGGCTGTACGATGATGAGCAGGGTCCCAACATCGCACTGCTGTACAGTTTGTTCGGCGCTGGTCAATCGGAGAGCGAGTTCCGGCGCAGGGCAAACCTGTGCATCGACGCCAACCAGCCACTGCTGGAAGCGCAGGACAAAAATGCTCAGGCGTACGTTAAGCTGTACCGTTGCTTTGCCGACCAAATCAGTGCACTCGTACGGGCCAACGCTAATGCCATGGCGTAG